The genomic interval CCCTATGATCCGGATAAAAAGCTGGTGGATTTCTAAAGCCAATGACCAGCGCCGAGCTCGCGGAAATCTACCGGGGCTATATTGCCTGTCTCAACGGGCAGGACTGGGCGCGGCTGGGCCAATATGTCGGCGACAACGCCCAGCATAATGGCAAGCGGCTCGGGCTGTCTGGCTATCAAACCATGCTGGAAGGCGATCACCGCGCTATTCCCGACCTGCTGTTCGATATCCGCCTCCTGGTGGCGGAGCCGCCCAATGTTGCGGCGCGGCTCTATTTCGACTGCACCCCGAAGGGCGATCTCTTCGGCATCCCCGTCAACGGCCGCCGCGTGCAGTTCACCGAGAACGTGTTCTATCGCTTTGTCGATGGCCGGATTGAAACGGTGTGGTCGATCATCGATACGGATGCCATCCGGGCGCAGGTGAAGGGCTAGGCCTGCACTAAACCCCTGAGACCTCATGGTGAGCCCGTCGAACCACGCGGTCGGGCACTCCATCTAGCCGCATGCACCACGCTTCCCTCGGGCTTGACCCGAGGGCCACTCTCCACCCGGCACAACGGGGAAGGTGCAGTGGGTCTTGGCGGTGTGCGCTCCTAAACCGCCCCAGACAGCTTCAACTTCAACGCCTGTAGCATCAAAATCGTCTTCCCATCGCGGATCTCGCCGCTCTTGATCATGCCGAACACCGCGTCGAACCCCAGTTCCAGCACCTCGATATCCTCGCCCTCATCCTCTAGCCCACCACCATCGGCGACTTTTTCGCCCTTGGTATAGTGGGCCAGGTAGCAGGCGCATTTCTCGGTCAGCGAGCCGGGGCTCATATAGGCGTCAAACAGAAATTCCAGCGCCTGCGGTTCATAGCCGGTTTCCTCGATCGCCTCGCGCCGCGCCGCAATGGCCGGGGCCTCGCCATCGAGAAGTCCGGCCGGTGCCTCGATCAACCATGCCTTATCGCCATTGAGATGCGGCGGCAGGCGGAACTGGCGGGTGAGGATCACCGTGCGCTGGTTTGGCTCAAACAGCAGCACGGCGGCGGCGCTGCCGTGATCATAGACTTCGCGCGACACCGTCTGCGTCCTGCCGTCATTGCGGCCATGGGTGACCTCATAGCGATCCAGCCGCCCCCAATTGCGGGCCAGTTCGGTGACGGTCTCGATGCGGATAGTATCGTCCATGTGTGGCTCCCGGATTGGCTTGGGTATGCAATAAACCAGCGCGCCTCGCTACAGCCATTGAATGGCCATTCTGCGATGGTCTTGGCGGCGCTCTCAAATCCGGATCAATCCATGCGCCGTCTCGCCCTCTGCTTCGTCATTGCCCTTTCGACCATCAATCCAAGCATGGCGCAGGAGCCGGCCGACAGCTGGACCGCCCAGAAATGCGCTGCCTATGCCGACGCATGGGTGCAGGCGCTGGACATGTTCGGCAGCGACGAAATGAACTTTGCCTTCATGGCAGGCAATGAAAACTTCATCGCCAGCGGCTGTTCGGGCCCGGCCGAGATTTGCCCGCAATCGGACCAGGAACTCGAAATCGCCAACGCGCTGACCCTGGCGCTGATGAATGCCGGCACGGCCAGCACCTTCTTGCCGTTCAAATGCCCCATGCCGGAATCGGCGGCGGATGGCTGGACTGGGCCGGGGTTGTAGGGCGCGTTACAGCGGCGGTCTGCAAAGTATAGAATACCCCCACCTAACCTCCCCCTGAAAAGGGGGAGGAACAGATCCAGTATGAGG from Devosia sp. 2618 carries:
- a CDS encoding ester cyclase — its product is MTSAELAEIYRGYIACLNGQDWARLGQYVGDNAQHNGKRLGLSGYQTMLEGDHRAIPDLLFDIRLLVAEPPNVAARLYFDCTPKGDLFGIPVNGRRVQFTENVFYRFVDGRIETVWSIIDTDAIRAQVKG
- a CDS encoding NUDIX domain-containing protein; its protein translation is MDDTIRIETVTELARNWGRLDRYEVTHGRNDGRTQTVSREVYDHGSAAAVLLFEPNQRTVILTRQFRLPPHLNGDKAWLIEAPAGLLDGEAPAIAARREAIEETGYEPQALEFLFDAYMSPGSLTEKCACYLAHYTKGEKVADGGGLEDEGEDIEVLELGFDAVFGMIKSGEIRDGKTILMLQALKLKLSGAV